In the Urocitellus parryii isolate mUroPar1 chromosome 10, mUroPar1.hap1, whole genome shotgun sequence genome, one interval contains:
- the C10H4orf36 gene encoding uncharacterized protein C4orf36 homolog produces the protein MAYGLPRKNTVKTILQCSCYKVQEPWDLAVLTRTWYQNLADLKLPFLEEITLGRPIQLKKCKTKKGLLPSAEALKLEREYEMKRLTALKCQENVSKEVGFSLKEKTFDLRRPLPPKWQSSHNRVFTLLPEPKGDEEFSLCKDADA, from the exons ATGGCTTATGGCTTACCAAGAAAGAACACAGTGAAGACCATTTTGCAGTGCAGTTGTTATAAAGT ACAGGAACCTTGGGATCTTGCAGTGCTTACAAGGACTTGGTACCAGAATTTAGCTGACCTCAAATTACCTTTCTTGGAAGAAATTACACTGGGTCGtcctatacaactaaaaaaatgcaaaaccaagAAAGGTCTACTCCCTTCAGCAGAAG cccTCAAACTTGAAAGGGAGTATGAAATGAAGCGCCTAACTGCACTTAAATGCCAAGAAAATGTATCTAAAGAAGTTGGGTTTTCCCTCAAGGAAAAGACATTTGATTTGAGAAGACCTCTTCCACCCAAGTGGCAGTCATCTCATAATCGAGTCTTCACTCTATTACCTGAACCCAAAGGGGATGAAGAATTCTCACTGTGTAAAGATGCAGATGCATGA